A region from the Aeromicrobium choanae genome encodes:
- the ybaK gene encoding Cys-tRNA(Pro) deacylase, whose amino-acid sequence MVNKKVGDATPALAALHRAGVTVTAHAYEHDPRARSYGLEAADALGLEPARVFKTLMIDVDGTLAVAVVPVSGSLDLKRAAAALNGKRAQLADAAAAQRATGYVLGGISPFGQRRLHRTVVDASALTHPTVFVSGGRRGLDLEISPDDLVAQTRAVTARIAR is encoded by the coding sequence GTGGTCAACAAGAAGGTCGGCGACGCGACCCCGGCGCTCGCCGCGCTGCACCGCGCGGGCGTGACGGTCACCGCCCACGCCTACGAGCACGACCCGCGCGCTCGCTCCTACGGGCTCGAGGCGGCAGACGCCCTCGGGCTGGAGCCGGCACGGGTCTTCAAGACGCTGATGATCGACGTCGACGGAACGCTGGCCGTGGCGGTCGTCCCCGTCTCGGGGAGCCTGGACCTCAAGCGCGCCGCGGCGGCGCTGAACGGCAAGCGCGCCCAGCTGGCCGACGCAGCGGCCGCACAGCGGGCCACCGGCTACGTCCTCGGCGGGATCAGCCCGTTCGGCCAGCGGCGCCTGCACCGCACGGTGGTCGACGCCAGCGCGCTGACCCATCCGACGGTGTTCGTCTCGGGCGGCCGCCGCGGGCTCGACCTGGAGATCTCGCCCGACGACCTGGTGGCTCAGACCCGCGCCGTCACGGCTCGGATCGCTCGCTGA
- the dnaE gene encoding DNA polymerase III subunit alpha, which translates to MASDSSFVHLHVHTEYSMLDGHSLLDGMFARTAEQQMPAIAMTDHGNVHGAYDFWNTARKHGVKPIIGLEAYLTPGTHRSEKKRVRWGRGNAAEEGGDDVAGGGAYTHMTMWASTTEGMHNLFRLSSLSSLEGYYYKPRADRELLETYSNGLIATTGCPSGAVQTRLRLGQYEEARREAAELQEIFGRENFFLELMDHDISVERRVRDDLLRLGRELGIPPVATNDSHYTHPQDAAAHDALICVASGKRISDEKRLRFDGGGYYIKSAAEMRSLWEDKHGMKEACDNTLLIAERCDVEFTESTGGYMARADVPAGETEESWFRQEVWRGIESRYGTDFSDDVRARTEMELDIIAQKGYCGYYLVVADFINWSKDNGIRVGPGRGSGAGSIAAYALRITDLCPLQNGLIFERFLNPERPSMPDFDIDFDERRRGEVIQYVTQKYGTDKVAQIATFGRLKSKAAVKDASRILDYPFAMGDKITKAMPADVMGKGVKLAEIFDESHSRYNDGKDFRDLHAQDPDVRKVYDIALGLEGQIRNWGVHAAGVIMSSDPLLDIVPIMKREADGSVITQFDYPMCESLGLVKMDFLGLRNLTVLNDAIENIKANRDIDLVLEDLTFDDPEAYALLCRGDTLGVFQLDSPPIRQLLKQMQPDNFEDISAVIALYRPGPMGADSHTNYAKRKNGRQEIDYIHPELTEALKPILGTTYGLIVYQEQVMEIAQVLAGYSLGQADNLRRAMGKKKREVLQQEFVGFEAGMVERGFSTAAVKTLWEILVPFADYAFNKAHSASYGVISYWTAYLKARYPAEYMAALLTSVKDDKDKSALYLAECRRLGIKVLPPDVNDSVANFASVGPDIRFGLTAVRNVGANVVAGIIEARETKSAFTDFADFLDKVPTQVCNKRVLDSLIKAGAFDSLGHGRRALASIAEEAVDQYIDIKRNAAIGQDSLFGAFEEEFDGLGITVPDIADWEKTQKLAFERDMLGLYVSDHPLGGLEHVLAANSDSSVGTLLDGDRPDGDVLKLCGLVTSVQRRMSKKGDTWATITLEDLEGSVDIAVFPAAYNLAASVLTQDSLVVAKVRVRRNDDGMDLSANEVTRPAIGEGRTDQPLVVSLAASRCTLDTINAFKQVLGAHPGVTEVHLRLSGQGKTTTMRLDQGLRVSTTSSLFADLKELLGPGCLA; encoded by the coding sequence ATGGCGAGTGATTCGAGCTTCGTGCACCTGCACGTCCACACGGAGTACTCGATGCTCGACGGACACTCGTTGCTGGACGGCATGTTCGCCCGCACCGCCGAGCAGCAGATGCCGGCGATCGCGATGACCGACCACGGCAACGTGCACGGCGCCTACGACTTCTGGAACACCGCCCGCAAGCACGGCGTCAAGCCGATCATCGGCCTCGAGGCCTACCTCACCCCGGGCACGCACCGCAGTGAGAAGAAGCGGGTCCGCTGGGGCCGCGGCAACGCGGCCGAGGAGGGTGGCGACGACGTCGCCGGCGGCGGCGCCTACACCCACATGACGATGTGGGCCTCCACCACCGAGGGCATGCACAACCTGTTCCGGCTGTCGTCGCTGTCCAGCCTCGAGGGCTACTACTACAAGCCACGCGCCGACCGCGAGCTGCTCGAGACCTACTCGAACGGGCTCATCGCCACCACGGGCTGCCCGTCGGGCGCGGTCCAGACCCGGCTGCGGCTCGGGCAGTACGAGGAGGCGCGGCGCGAGGCAGCCGAGCTGCAGGAGATCTTCGGCAGGGAGAACTTCTTCCTCGAGCTGATGGACCACGACATCTCCGTCGAGCGCCGGGTCCGCGACGACCTGCTGCGCCTGGGCCGCGAGCTCGGCATCCCGCCGGTGGCCACCAACGACTCGCACTACACGCACCCGCAGGACGCCGCGGCCCACGACGCGCTGATCTGCGTCGCCTCGGGCAAGCGGATCAGCGACGAGAAGCGCCTGCGCTTCGACGGAGGCGGCTACTACATCAAGTCCGCCGCCGAGATGCGCTCGCTGTGGGAGGACAAGCACGGCATGAAGGAGGCGTGCGACAACACGCTCCTGATCGCCGAGCGCTGCGACGTCGAGTTCACCGAGTCCACCGGCGGCTACATGGCCCGCGCCGACGTGCCCGCCGGCGAGACCGAGGAGTCCTGGTTCCGCCAGGAGGTCTGGCGCGGGATCGAGTCGCGCTACGGCACCGACTTCTCCGACGACGTGCGCGCGCGCACCGAGATGGAGCTCGACATCATCGCGCAGAAGGGGTACTGCGGCTACTACCTCGTGGTGGCCGACTTCATCAACTGGTCCAAGGACAACGGCATCCGCGTGGGTCCGGGCCGTGGATCGGGTGCCGGCTCGATCGCGGCCTACGCACTGCGGATCACCGACCTGTGCCCGCTGCAGAACGGCCTGATCTTCGAGCGCTTCCTCAACCCCGAGCGCCCCTCGATGCCCGACTTCGACATCGACTTCGACGAGCGTCGTCGCGGCGAGGTCATCCAGTACGTCACCCAGAAGTACGGCACCGACAAGGTCGCCCAGATCGCCACGTTCGGGCGGCTCAAGTCCAAGGCCGCGGTCAAGGACGCCAGCCGCATCCTGGACTACCCGTTCGCCATGGGCGACAAGATCACCAAGGCGATGCCCGCCGACGTCATGGGCAAGGGCGTGAAGCTCGCCGAGATCTTCGACGAGTCGCACAGCCGCTACAACGACGGCAAGGACTTCCGCGACCTCCACGCGCAGGACCCCGACGTGCGCAAGGTCTACGACATCGCGCTGGGCCTCGAGGGCCAGATCCGCAACTGGGGCGTGCACGCGGCCGGCGTGATCATGAGCAGCGACCCGCTGCTGGACATCGTGCCGATCATGAAGCGCGAGGCCGACGGCTCGGTCATCACGCAGTTCGACTACCCGATGTGCGAGTCGCTCGGCCTGGTCAAGATGGACTTCCTGGGCCTGCGCAACCTCACGGTCCTCAATGACGCCATCGAGAACATCAAGGCGAACCGCGACATCGACCTCGTGCTGGAGGACCTCACGTTCGACGACCCCGAGGCGTACGCGCTGCTGTGCCGCGGCGACACCCTCGGCGTGTTCCAGCTCGACTCGCCGCCCATCCGCCAGCTGCTCAAGCAGATGCAGCCCGACAACTTCGAGGACATCAGCGCCGTCATCGCGCTCTACCGTCCCGGTCCGATGGGCGCGGACAGCCACACGAACTACGCCAAGCGCAAGAACGGGCGCCAGGAGATCGACTACATCCATCCTGAGCTGACCGAGGCGCTCAAGCCGATCCTGGGCACCACCTACGGGCTGATCGTGTACCAGGAGCAGGTCATGGAGATCGCCCAGGTGCTGGCCGGGTACTCCCTCGGACAGGCCGACAACCTGCGTCGCGCCATGGGCAAGAAGAAGCGCGAGGTGCTCCAGCAGGAGTTCGTCGGCTTCGAGGCCGGCATGGTCGAGCGCGGTTTCTCCACGGCGGCCGTCAAGACGCTGTGGGAGATCCTGGTCCCGTTCGCCGACTACGCGTTCAACAAGGCGCACTCGGCCTCGTACGGCGTCATCAGCTACTGGACCGCCTACCTCAAGGCGCGCTACCCGGCCGAGTACATGGCGGCGCTGCTGACCAGCGTCAAGGACGACAAGGACAAGTCGGCGCTCTACCTGGCCGAGTGCCGGCGCCTGGGGATCAAGGTGCTGCCGCCCGACGTCAACGACTCGGTGGCGAACTTCGCCTCGGTCGGTCCCGACATCCGCTTCGGCCTCACCGCCGTGCGCAACGTCGGCGCGAACGTCGTGGCCGGGATCATCGAGGCGCGCGAGACCAAGAGCGCCTTCACCGACTTCGCCGACTTCCTCGACAAGGTCCCCACGCAGGTGTGCAACAAGCGCGTGCTCGACTCGCTGATCAAGGCCGGCGCGTTCGACTCCCTGGGGCACGGCCGGCGCGCGCTGGCCTCGATCGCCGAGGAGGCGGTCGACCAGTACATCGACATCAAGCGCAACGCGGCGATCGGCCAGGACTCGCTGTTCGGCGCGTTCGAGGAGGAGTTCGACGGGCTCGGCATCACCGTGCCGGACATCGCCGACTGGGAGAAGACGCAGAAGCTCGCGTTCGAGCGCGACATGCTGGGTCTCTACGTCTCCGACCACCCCCTCGGCGGGCTCGAGCACGTGCTGGCGGCCAATTCCGACTCCTCGGTCGGCACGCTGCTCGACGGCGACCGCCCCGACGGCGACGTGCTGAAGCTGTGCGGCCTGGTCACCAGCGTCCAGCGCCGGATGAGCAAGAAGGGCGACACGTGGGCGACGATCACCCTCGAGGACCTCGAGGGCTCGGTCGACATCGCGGTGTTCCCCGCGGCCTACAACCTCGCGGCCTCGGTGCTCACCCAGGACTCGCTCGTCGTGGCCAAGGTGCGCGTCCGGCGCAACGACGACGGCATGGACCTGTCGGCCAACGAGGTCACCCGCCCGGCGATCGGGGAGGGTCGCACCGACCAGCCTCTCGTCGTCAGCCTGGCCGCCTCCCGCTGCACGCTCGACACGATCAACGCCTTCAAGCAGGTGCTCGGGGCGCACCCGGGGGTGACCGAGGTGCACCTGAGGCTCTCCGGCCAGGGCAAGACCACGACGATGCGCCTCGACCAGGGCCTGCGGGTGTCCACCACGTCATCGTTGTTCGCCGACCTGAAGGAACTCCTCGGACCGGGGTGCCTCGCGTGA